Part of the Nocardia farcinica genome, TTGCCACGCGGTAGACGTAAAGGCGGCTCTGCCCCTTCGGAATCTGGTAGGTGTAGCCCTTCTGGATGGGCTCACCGTCCGGTGTCCACCCCACCAACTCACCGAAGACCAGGAAGCCATCCGGGATCAAACCGTCAAGCTCTCGGCCCTTCTGGGTCCAGATATCCGACTTGTAGAAGTGCCGCTGATTCGGGTCGTTCGCGTCCTTGGTCACCCGGCGCGAGCCGTACACCTGGTCATACTCGGTGGTCTGGACTCGCACACCCATCCGCCGAGCAAGGCGCTCGCGGATCGTCAGCTTGCGGTTCACCAGAGTTCGGCCGACTCGGATACTCGTGCCGTGAAGCTTCTGCGTCACGTACACGTAATCAGCGTCGTTGATCTGATCGGCGTTGCGGAAGTAGCTCGCAGTGCTCAGGTGCTCGGGGAACATCCTCGGGTCGACGCGCCCGGGGCGCTTCGTGACCGGCTGGTTGCCGGTGGCCGTTTTCGGCTCCCGGATCACGTACTTACGGCAGACTTCCTGGCCGTTGATCGTGTCGAAGGTGTCACCTTCCCGAAGGTCGGCCGGGTCGATGCCGAACACTTCCAGCGAGGACAGCGGCATGAAAATCGCGTTCGACCGCTGGCCGCCAAGCTTGATCGCCTTCACCCGGCGGTTGTCCTCCAGGTACCCGGTGACCGTGCCGTCTGCGT contains:
- a CDS encoding RNA ligase family protein, producing MYRHAENNADGTVTGYLEDNRRVKAIKLGGQRSNAIFMPLSSLEVFGIDPADLREGDTFDTINGQEVCRKYVIREPKTATGNQPVTKRPGRVDPRMFPEHLSTASYFRNADQINDADYVYVTQKLHGTSIRVGRTLVNRKLTIRERLARRMGVRVQTTEYDQVYGSRRVTKDANDPNQRHFYKSDIWTQKGRELDGLIPDGFLVFGELVGWTPDGEPIQKGYTYQIPKGQSRLYVYRVATINDQGLTVDLSWPAVREFCAERGLEVVPTLYEGYAMDLDVNDLMDIRYRDAGWRTAVPLDENGTVDEGVVIRREGITPLLLKAKSPAFLEHETKMLDAGTVDLESAVA